A single genomic interval of Chloroflexota bacterium harbors:
- a CDS encoding glucose 1-dehydrogenase, whose protein sequence is MTLAIDLTGKVAVVTGAGKGIGRAISLELAQAGADVFGVSRTASDLDSLASEVRAQGVRFGACVADLSSAAAAEQAARAAADFGQVDVLVNNAGIARTAPAEDVTEADWDAVMDTNLKGAFFVAQAFGRGMLARGGGRIVNVTSQAGVVGLRDHAAYCASKAGLGLLTKVLAIEWGPRGVAVNAVAPTVILTPMGEQVWGDPAVGAPMLAKIPLGRFGRPAEVASVVAFLASDLAGMINGETILIDGGYTAQ, encoded by the coding sequence ATGACGCTGGCAATCGATCTGACCGGCAAGGTCGCGGTGGTGACGGGGGCCGGCAAGGGGATCGGGCGCGCCATCAGCCTGGAGTTGGCACAGGCCGGCGCAGACGTCTTCGGCGTCAGCCGGACCGCCTCAGATCTGGATTCGCTCGCATCAGAGGTCCGCGCGCAGGGCGTCAGGTTCGGGGCCTGCGTGGCCGATCTGTCGTCCGCCGCCGCTGCGGAGCAGGCCGCTCGGGCTGCTGCTGACTTCGGACAGGTTGATGTCCTGGTGAACAACGCCGGCATCGCCCGCACCGCACCAGCCGAAGATGTGACCGAGGCCGACTGGGACGCCGTCATGGACACCAACCTCAAGGGCGCGTTCTTCGTGGCGCAGGCGTTCGGGCGTGGGATGCTGGCGCGCGGCGGCGGGCGGATCGTCAACGTCACGTCGCAGGCCGGCGTGGTCGGCCTGCGCGATCACGCGGCCTACTGCGCCAGCAAGGCCGGCCTGGGCCTGCTGACAAAGGTGCTGGCTATCGAGTGGGGACCGCGCGGCGTGGCCGTCAATGCCGTTGCGCCGACGGTGATCCTGACGCCGATGGGCGAGCAGGTCTGGGGCGATCCTGCCGTCGGTGCGCCGATGCTGGCGAAGATCCCGCTGGGGCGCTTCGGGCGGCCGGCGGAGGTCGCAAGTGTGGTGGCGTTTCTCGCCAGCGACCTCGCCGGCATGATCAACGGCGAAACGATCCTGATCGACGGCGGGTACACGGCCCAGTAG
- a CDS encoding glycosyltransferase family 39 protein, with amino-acid sequence MDGRAGAMTAAPAPAPMVARPSAQGRRPALDWLSRLLAWDVVVLAAMLGIAAAARWPNLWLIPTFTDETIEVKLSYDIVRGAAAPLTSVDPYIGAFWNWVLALGFWTVGLSPWLPRLLVFLTGVATVGAAWWLGREVTGRRGAVVTALFMAGCSTHVLVNSHVAWSHSTTPLWTTLGMACLVRALRGDLRWAVGTGFFVGLGVQTHITSVLLLPGIGLTVLLQRPGILRTRWALFAVLAFALATVNLLVYNVQTGGGTLRGGQAVLADYNSQDDGPDASAYTENLGRLTLATSWVLSGAIEKRRFVNETLAQPLLLGYLGLAVASVLWAARRRVWLPLLVCVPYLLALPLLQGKYEPLLNGRYVMPILPLAFASIGLVVAELSIRLARRWPTQAGLTGAVMLGVALVVALYPLAPLARYQRSARTNHPILAAHEAVLAGRQPGEKVLVDYGLDGVFFMAAGSAFKATELLLGGSNVPYTVIDARPASLEDALQGQGSRLIVLNAEKVRNLSRNFTLTPLMGGERDGPGFGVFRVSVR; translated from the coding sequence ATGGACGGTCGTGCCGGAGCGATGACGGCAGCTCCGGCCCCCGCTCCCATGGTCGCCCGCCCGTCCGCCCAGGGCCGACGCCCGGCCCTCGACTGGCTCTCCCGCCTGCTGGCCTGGGATGTCGTGGTGCTGGCGGCGATGCTGGGGATCGCGGCCGCGGCGCGCTGGCCGAATCTCTGGCTGATCCCGACGTTCACCGACGAGACCATTGAGGTCAAGCTCTCTTACGACATCGTGCGGGGGGCAGCCGCGCCGTTGACGAGCGTCGATCCGTACATCGGCGCGTTCTGGAACTGGGTGCTGGCGCTCGGGTTCTGGACGGTCGGGCTGAGTCCGTGGCTGCCGCGCCTGCTGGTCTTCCTGACGGGCGTCGCCACGGTCGGGGCCGCCTGGTGGCTCGGGCGGGAGGTGACAGGCCGGCGCGGTGCCGTGGTCACGGCGCTCTTCATGGCCGGTTGCTCGACGCACGTCCTGGTGAACAGCCACGTTGCGTGGTCGCACTCGACCACGCCGCTCTGGACGACGCTCGGGATGGCCTGCCTCGTGCGCGCCCTGCGGGGGGATCTGCGCTGGGCCGTCGGAACGGGGTTCTTCGTCGGTCTGGGGGTGCAGACGCACATCACCTCGGTGCTGCTGCTCCCCGGCATCGGCCTGACCGTGCTGCTGCAGCGGCCGGGCATCCTGCGTACCCGCTGGGCGCTGTTCGCCGTGCTGGCGTTCGCGTTGGCGACGGTCAATCTGCTGGTCTACAACGTCCAGACCGGCGGCGGGACGCTGCGTGGCGGGCAGGCAGTCCTGGCGGACTACAACAGCCAGGACGACGGCCCCGACGCCAGCGCCTACACCGAGAACCTTGGTCGGTTGACGCTGGCGACCTCCTGGGTGCTGAGCGGAGCCATTGAGAAGCGCCGCTTCGTCAACGAGACGCTGGCGCAGCCGCTCTTGCTCGGATACCTGGGCCTGGCCGTCGCCAGCGTCCTGTGGGCGGCCCGCCGCCGGGTCTGGCTGCCCTTGCTGGTATGCGTGCCGTACCTGCTGGCGTTGCCGCTGCTCCAGGGCAAGTACGAGCCGCTGCTGAACGGTCGGTACGTCATGCCGATCCTGCCTCTCGCCTTCGCGAGTATCGGGCTGGTCGTGGCAGAACTGTCCATCAGGCTCGCGCGGCGCTGGCCGACACAGGCAGGGTTGACCGGGGCCGTGATGCTGGGAGTGGCCCTGGTGGTGGCGCTCTACCCGCTCGCGCCGTTGGCCCGCTACCAGCGGTCTGCCCGGACCAATCATCCGATCCTGGCCGCTCACGAGGCGGTGCTGGCCGGCCGCCAGCCCGGCGAGAAGGTGCTGGTGGACTACGGCCTCGACGGGGTCTTCTTCATGGCGGCCGGCAGCGCCTTCAAGGCGACTGAGTTGCTGCTCGGGGGCAGCAACGTCCCGTACACGGTGATCGATGCCCGCCCGGCCTCGCTGGAGGATGCGCTCCAGGGGCAGGGGTCGCGGCTGATCGTGCTGAACGCCGAGAAGGTGCGGAACCTGAGCCGCAATTTCACGCTGACGCCGCTGATGGGCGGCGAGCGCGACGGCCCCGGGTTTGGGGTCTTCCGAGTCTCGGTCCGATGA
- a CDS encoding zinc-dependent metalloprotease, translating to MPGPLQLFGQPSRGALARGVLVGGAVAVGWAIARRYADDGDTRLIDWDTATKVATRLSGADGGISSLDRARLQHEYESMVREIEGPIADYCGTTLPLGEIDVRVLDRAEWIQANVVSFKQMFRPLEEVYVETLSKAGGGFPGMTRISRTVLSTQVGVLLGFLARKVLGQYDISLLGHEPMETGKLYFVEPNIRILERTLSVPAHDLRKWIALHEATHAHEFEVYPWVRTFLNTQLESYLRSMAEELTSPAGTVIGGLAARLLSNLRNGHNLIEAMMSPHQRQMLSRLQGLMSLAEGYSNHVMNRVGAQLLPSYEEIHQRVEHRQANRSQIEELFLRLTGLKMKMEQYALGEKFAGRVADERDVAFLNQAWQSPEWLPSEAEIRDPDSWIARMDREGGVRGRGAAVQAG from the coding sequence ATGCCAGGACCGCTCCAACTCTTCGGCCAGCCGTCCCGAGGAGCGCTCGCTCGAGGTGTGCTCGTTGGCGGAGCGGTGGCGGTCGGTTGGGCCATCGCCCGACGGTACGCCGACGATGGCGATACCCGCCTCATCGACTGGGACACCGCCACGAAGGTGGCGACGCGCCTCAGCGGCGCCGATGGCGGGATCTCGTCGCTCGACCGCGCCCGCCTCCAGCACGAGTACGAGTCGATGGTCCGCGAGATCGAGGGGCCGATTGCCGACTACTGCGGCACCACGCTGCCGCTCGGCGAGATCGACGTGCGCGTGCTCGACCGCGCCGAGTGGATCCAGGCGAATGTCGTCAGCTTCAAGCAGATGTTCCGCCCGCTCGAAGAGGTCTACGTCGAGACGCTGAGCAAGGCTGGCGGCGGCTTCCCTGGCATGACGCGGATCAGCCGCACGGTCCTCTCGACGCAGGTCGGCGTGCTGCTCGGCTTCCTGGCGCGGAAGGTGCTGGGCCAATACGACATCAGCCTGCTCGGCCACGAGCCGATGGAGACCGGCAAGCTGTACTTCGTCGAGCCGAACATCCGCATCCTGGAGCGCACGCTCAGCGTGCCGGCCCACGATCTCCGCAAGTGGATCGCGCTGCACGAAGCGACGCATGCCCATGAGTTCGAGGTCTATCCGTGGGTGCGGACCTTCTTGAATACGCAGTTGGAGAGCTACCTCCGCAGCATGGCCGAGGAGCTGACCAGCCCGGCCGGCACGGTGATCGGCGGGCTGGCGGCGCGGCTGCTCTCCAACCTCAGGAACGGGCACAACCTGATCGAGGCGATGATGTCGCCGCACCAGCGGCAGATGCTCTCGCGGCTCCAGGGGCTGATGAGCCTGGCCGAGGGGTACTCGAACCACGTCATGAATCGCGTCGGCGCGCAGTTGTTGCCGTCCTACGAGGAGATTCACCAGCGCGTCGAGCATCGGCAGGCGAACCGCAGCCAGATCGAGGAGCTGTTCCTGCGCCTGACGGGCCTCAAGATGAAGATGGAGCAGTACGCGCTGGGCGAGAAGTTCGCCGGGCGCGTCGCGGACGAGCGCGACGTGGCGTTCTTGAATCAGGCGTGGCAGTCGCCAGAGTGGCTGCCGTCCGAAGCCGAGATCCGCGATCCTGACAGCTGGATCGCGCGGATGGACCGCGAAGGGGGCGTGCGTGGCCGGGGAGCCGCCGTCCAGGCCGGCTAG
- a CDS encoding phytanoyl-CoA dioxygenase family protein, with the protein MIDATKLSPAEQKAFYDEQGYIVHPELLTRDEVAVLRAALAEVLEESKGLTENNDKFSITRGDDGGYYVRRIFNPIKQHQAFWDAMHHPRILDAVEALIGSNIQLHHSKLNLKPPTSREARFEWHQDYPFFPHSNYDLVAVLVHLDDATRENGCLRIIPGSHKQGPQMHVFARDGAFSSKLADQAVLGDESSWFYAECPAGGVEIHHCNMLHSSTANRGTNPRSVLIFQYRAADNVLLGGSGGAYGAGTIVRGTNPYEARLLDGTVVKLPGEIKDPLQRDG; encoded by the coding sequence ATGATCGACGCGACGAAGCTGTCGCCAGCGGAGCAGAAGGCGTTCTACGACGAGCAGGGCTACATCGTCCATCCAGAGCTGCTGACTCGCGACGAGGTGGCCGTCCTGCGGGCGGCGCTGGCCGAGGTGCTCGAAGAGTCGAAGGGGCTGACCGAGAACAACGACAAGTTCTCGATCACCCGCGGCGACGATGGCGGCTACTACGTCCGCCGAATCTTCAACCCGATCAAGCAGCACCAGGCGTTCTGGGATGCGATGCACCACCCCCGCATCCTCGACGCCGTCGAGGCCCTGATCGGCTCGAACATCCAGCTGCACCACTCGAAACTGAACCTCAAGCCGCCCACCAGCCGCGAGGCCCGCTTCGAGTGGCACCAGGACTACCCGTTCTTCCCGCACTCCAACTACGACCTCGTGGCCGTCCTCGTTCACCTGGACGACGCGACGCGTGAGAACGGGTGTCTGCGGATCATCCCCGGCAGCCACAAGCAGGGACCGCAGATGCACGTCTTCGCGCGGGACGGCGCATTCTCGTCGAAGCTGGCCGATCAGGCCGTCCTCGGCGACGAGTCGTCCTGGTTCTACGCCGAGTGTCCGGCCGGCGGCGTCGAGATCCACCACTGCAACATGCTCCACAGCTCGACGGCCAACCGTGGGACCAACCCGCGCAGCGTCCTGATCTTTCAGTACCGTGCAGCCGACAACGTGCTGCTGGGTGGCAGTGGCGGCGCGTACGGCGCTGGCACCATCGTGCGGGGCACGAACCCGTACGAGGCGCGGCTGCTCGACGGCACGGTGGTGAAGCTGCCCGGCGAGATCAAGGACCCACTCCAGCGCGACGGCTGA
- a CDS encoding PHP domain-containing protein, with protein sequence MPPDNHVHSEWSWDAIAGNMEQTCARAVEIGLPALAFTEHVDFVPYLFEPEVLPALPQAFLRHMGGGTVLRHPEIDVDGYLASIERCRERFPTLRILSGVEISEPHWHPDAVARLAARHPFERILASVHSRRDGDGARLMDVYFWTEPAAQVMGAYLDEVRQMIEGSSVFQVLAHIDYPVRHWHKSGSEFVPAQFEAEYRAVLRALKQTGRVLEVNTRVPLPPVIVRWWYEEGGDAVSFASDAHLPDRLALGFEAAAAMVEAQGFRAGADPYDFWRRGLTR encoded by the coding sequence TTGCCGCCAGACAACCACGTCCACTCGGAGTGGTCCTGGGATGCCATCGCCGGCAACATGGAGCAGACCTGCGCCCGCGCCGTCGAGATCGGGCTGCCGGCGCTCGCCTTCACGGAGCACGTCGATTTCGTGCCGTATCTCTTCGAGCCGGAGGTGCTCCCGGCGCTGCCACAGGCGTTCCTGCGCCACATGGGTGGCGGCACGGTGCTCCGGCACCCCGAGATCGACGTCGACGGCTACCTCGCCAGCATCGAGCGCTGCCGTGAGCGCTTTCCCACGCTGCGTATCCTGTCCGGCGTCGAGATCAGCGAGCCGCACTGGCACCCTGACGCCGTCGCCCGCCTGGCCGCGCGGCACCCCTTCGAGCGGATCCTGGCGTCGGTCCATTCGCGCCGTGACGGCGATGGCGCACGACTGATGGACGTCTACTTCTGGACCGAGCCGGCCGCCCAGGTGATGGGCGCGTACCTGGACGAGGTCCGCCAGATGATCGAGGGGTCGAGCGTCTTCCAGGTGCTGGCGCACATCGACTACCCGGTGCGGCACTGGCACAAGTCGGGGTCGGAGTTCGTGCCTGCCCAGTTCGAGGCCGAGTACCGCGCGGTCCTGCGGGCGCTCAAGCAGACGGGCCGCGTCCTCGAAGTGAACACCCGCGTTCCGCTGCCGCCAGTGATTGTCCGCTGGTGGTACGAGGAGGGCGGTGACGCTGTCAGCTTCGCCAGCGACGCCCACCTGCCAGATCGGCTCGCGCTCGGCTTCGAAGCCGCGGCAGCAATGGTCGAAGCGCAGGGCTTCCGGGCCGGCGCTGACCCCTACGACTTCTGGCGTCGCGGCCTGACGCGCTAG
- a CDS encoding ABC transporter permease translates to MAADAPAKTPGTTAAAAGPTSARRLAPESLGRRMLHSPRIVVSLVFLGLIGLVSLAAPVVAPQDPTQMAARPLLSPGGQYLLGTDDFGRDALSRLIFAGRVSLGVSVASVVMATFVGVWLGLMAGYFGGWADTLIMRAMDLLLSFPTIVLAIAIVAMLGASLTNLIFVIAIVYVPRFVRIVYGATLSVRELEYVQAARVAGAGDFRILRRSILPNVLTPIMVQFSLSLGFAILVETGLSFLGLGAQPPTPSWGNMVAAARPTMETHVWLLLAPAGAVGLTILMLNTLGDGLRDLLDPRMARN, encoded by the coding sequence ATGGCTGCCGATGCACCGGCAAAGACCCCGGGGACGACCGCCGCGGCGGCCGGGCCGACGAGCGCTCGCCGGCTGGCGCCCGAATCGCTGGGTCGGCGGATGCTGCACAGCCCGCGCATCGTGGTGAGCCTCGTCTTCCTCGGTCTGATTGGGCTGGTCTCCCTGGCCGCCCCCGTCGTCGCGCCCCAGGATCCGACCCAGATGGCCGCCCGACCGCTGCTCAGCCCTGGGGGCCAGTATCTGCTGGGGACCGACGATTTCGGGCGCGACGCCCTGAGCCGGCTGATCTTCGCAGGCCGGGTGTCCCTTGGCGTGTCGGTGGCGTCGGTCGTCATGGCGACGTTCGTCGGCGTCTGGCTGGGCTTGATGGCCGGCTACTTCGGCGGCTGGGCCGACACGCTGATCATGCGCGCGATGGACCTGCTGCTCAGCTTCCCGACGATTGTGCTGGCAATCGCCATCGTCGCGATGCTGGGGGCGAGCCTGACCAACCTGATCTTCGTCATCGCCATCGTCTACGTGCCGCGATTTGTCCGCATTGTCTACGGAGCCACGCTCAGCGTTCGCGAGCTTGAGTACGTCCAGGCCGCGCGCGTGGCTGGGGCAGGCGACTTCCGCATCCTGCGCCGCTCGATCCTGCCAAACGTCCTGACGCCGATCATGGTGCAGTTCTCGCTGAGCCTCGGCTTCGCGATCCTGGTCGAGACGGGCCTGTCGTTCCTGGGCCTGGGAGCGCAGCCGCCAACGCCGTCCTGGGGCAACATGGTGGCCGCCGCCCGCCCGACGATGGAGACGCACGTCTGGCTGCTGCTGGCGCCAGCCGGCGCGGTCGGCCTGACGATCCTGATGCTGAACACGCTGGGCGATGGCCTGCGCGACCTGCTCGACCCGAGGATGGCCCGCAACTAG
- a CDS encoding ABC transporter permease, whose protein sequence is MLIRLVPGDPARAVVGETASEEQVAIMRQRLGIDRPFHEQYFTWMGGVLRGDLGKSIINSDPIGSQIALRIGNTFELTILSTLTALLIGIPLGVVAAVKANRAPDFVVSTLAMVGLSMPGFVVGTVLLLVFGLMLRWLPQQQYVPFLSNPRQHVELLILPVLTLAASTSAVMMRMTRASMLEVVRQDYVRTARAKGLQNGIVLMRHALRNALNPVVSLIGLELAVLLGGTVIVETIFGWPGLSSLLLAGVRSRDYPTVQAVVLVIAVLTILINLAVDLVYGLLDPRIRYS, encoded by the coding sequence ATGCTGATCAGGCTCGTGCCGGGCGATCCGGCACGGGCGGTGGTCGGCGAGACCGCCTCCGAAGAACAGGTCGCCATTATGCGGCAGCGGCTCGGCATCGACCGGCCGTTCCACGAGCAGTACTTCACCTGGATGGGCGGCGTCCTGCGCGGCGACCTCGGCAAGTCGATCATCAACAGCGATCCGATTGGCAGCCAGATCGCGTTGCGGATCGGCAACACCTTCGAGCTGACGATCCTGTCCACGCTGACGGCCCTGCTGATCGGCATCCCGCTTGGGGTGGTGGCCGCCGTCAAGGCCAACCGCGCGCCCGACTTCGTCGTCAGCACCCTGGCGATGGTCGGCTTGAGCATGCCCGGCTTCGTGGTCGGCACAGTGCTGCTGCTGGTCTTCGGGCTGATGCTGCGCTGGCTGCCCCAGCAGCAGTACGTGCCGTTCCTGTCCAACCCGCGCCAGCACGTGGAGCTGCTGATCCTGCCGGTCCTGACGCTGGCCGCCTCGACCTCCGCCGTCATGATGCGGATGACGCGGGCCTCCATGCTGGAGGTCGTGCGGCAGGACTACGTGCGGACAGCCCGCGCGAAGGGGCTACAGAACGGCATCGTGCTGATGCGGCACGCCCTTCGAAATGCGCTCAACCCGGTCGTCAGTCTGATCGGGCTCGAGCTGGCGGTCCTGCTCGGCGGCACCGTCATCGTCGAGACCATCTTCGGCTGGCCGGGCCTCAGCTCGCTGCTGCTGGCCGGCGTGCGCTCGCGAGACTATCCGACGGTCCAGGCCGTCGTGCTGGTGATCGCCGTGTTGACCATTCTGATCAATCTCGCTGTCGATCTGGTCTACGGCCTGCTCGACCCGCGCATCCGCTACTCGTAG